In one window of Pelagicoccus sp. SDUM812003 DNA:
- a CDS encoding DUF255 domain-containing protein produces the protein MTTLTRFLILTFTTLCLGASSLVQAQTSFIELREGDPVNWQPWSEDLLTRAEQESKPLFFFVAHFGNSLANAMGHETFQNQTIAKLVNETTIPVLVDSTQTPELAAALLGLASEHFQTSGWPVCIWTTSALAPLEGGGYFPPTDDWGSQGFLTLARNVSEKWNTQRDEFVSQAKQHLESSLATLDLTDATIDLTQALDYAIVPTADAPALSSGALASATQALPLLPDPAADRQSSEIASLIETIYAGAGFDPISGGFFIGANDPSWRLPLFQKSAADQALMLSALARLYETDPKDEYKNLIRLTAMFVDRELKKKNGLAHEYLDSFAPGETPDMIEGSYYLLEDDDISDLSPDQLGAFGLASGGNLSADIDILGLYQGLNIAYSPEPTALSPSLDAAREALQAIRAEKKAPRKEATAFVSTNALLVEGLAAAAAATDESSLRTQAIELYASLLKTTWRAADATLANSDLQDASPASSAAYARLISASLALLELTGQDVYLENAKAIDAAWRNDARFDPQNRLTLAVSGMDTKLPLGSYIDSSRPAVASVHLRNLSKLASKTGDQSYLSELKSHLSSLPSQAEGAPDRYLSLLVAAESIKRQ, from the coding sequence ATGACTACCCTAACCCGCTTTCTAATCCTGACATTCACTACCCTCTGCCTTGGCGCCTCAAGCCTCGTCCAGGCCCAGACCTCCTTCATCGAGCTTAGGGAGGGAGATCCCGTAAACTGGCAGCCCTGGTCCGAGGATCTGCTGACCCGAGCAGAACAGGAGAGCAAGCCCCTCTTCTTCTTCGTCGCCCACTTCGGCAACAGTCTCGCCAACGCCATGGGCCATGAGACCTTTCAGAACCAGACCATCGCGAAGCTGGTGAACGAAACCACCATCCCCGTGCTTGTCGACTCCACGCAAACCCCCGAGCTGGCAGCAGCTTTGCTGGGCCTGGCCTCCGAACACTTTCAGACGAGCGGATGGCCGGTCTGCATCTGGACCACCAGCGCCCTCGCCCCCCTCGAGGGCGGCGGCTATTTCCCGCCCACCGACGACTGGGGCAGCCAAGGCTTTCTGACCCTCGCACGCAATGTATCCGAAAAATGGAACACGCAGCGGGACGAGTTCGTTTCCCAGGCGAAGCAACACCTTGAAAGCAGCCTCGCGACCTTGGACCTCACCGACGCCACGATCGATCTGACCCAAGCGCTAGACTACGCCATCGTCCCGACTGCCGACGCCCCTGCCTTGTCTTCCGGGGCCCTCGCATCCGCGACCCAAGCCCTGCCACTCCTGCCTGATCCCGCGGCCGATCGCCAAAGCTCGGAAATCGCCAGCTTGATCGAAACGATCTACGCGGGAGCCGGCTTCGATCCGATCTCCGGCGGCTTTTTCATCGGCGCCAACGATCCGTCCTGGCGCCTTCCCCTGTTCCAAAAGTCCGCAGCGGATCAGGCCTTGATGCTCAGCGCCCTCGCGAGACTTTACGAAACCGATCCAAAAGATGAATACAAAAACCTGATAAGGCTGACCGCCATGTTCGTGGATCGCGAACTGAAAAAAAAGAACGGCCTTGCCCACGAGTACCTCGACAGCTTCGCTCCCGGTGAAACGCCGGACATGATCGAGGGCAGCTACTACCTGCTCGAAGACGACGATATCAGCGACCTGAGCCCAGACCAGCTCGGAGCCTTCGGACTCGCCTCCGGCGGAAACCTAAGCGCCGACATCGACATCCTAGGATTGTATCAGGGCCTGAACATCGCCTACTCGCCCGAACCGACAGCCCTTTCCCCCAGCCTCGACGCGGCGCGCGAGGCCTTGCAAGCGATCCGGGCGGAGAAGAAAGCTCCTCGCAAGGAAGCAACCGCGTTCGTATCCACCAATGCCCTTCTCGTGGAAGGACTCGCGGCAGCCGCTGCAGCCACCGATGAAAGCTCGCTTCGGACGCAAGCCATCGAACTCTACGCTTCCCTATTGAAAACGACTTGGCGGGCTGCGGACGCCACTCTGGCCAATTCCGATCTGCAAGACGCCTCGCCTGCCAGCAGCGCCGCCTACGCGCGCCTCATCTCCGCCAGCCTCGCGTTGCTGGAGCTCACCGGGCAAGATGTCTATCTTGAAAACGCCAAAGCCATCGACGCGGCCTGGCGAAACGATGCCCGCTTCGACCCTCAAAATCGATTGACGCTAGCTGTGAGCGGGATGGACACCAAACTCCCTCTCGGCAGCTATATCGATTCCTCCCGCCCCGCAGTCGCGAGCGTTCACCTGCGCAATCTATCAAAACTGGCATCGAAAACCGGCGACCAGAGCTACCTTTCCGAACTCAAAAGCCATCTGAGCTCCCTTCCATCGCAGGCCGAAGGCGCCCCTGACCGCTACCTTTCCCTGCTCGTGGCGGCCGAATCGATAAAAAGACAGTAG